TTAGAAGCTGCATTTGCTATTTCTCCCCAGCTTCAACACATCCATGCCATTCCTTGAAGCCTTAAAATTTAGAACGGCTGACCTTTTTCGAGAATGACGACCAAAAACCTTCTCGCAATGAAAAAAGGCATGAGGGCGTGCTTTCTAAAAGGCCATACCAACGGAAGATGACTACTAAAATAACATGTTTAAACAAAAAGCTTCGATTCTAAGCGACGTCTAAAGTGCCCATGCATGCAGAGCATGCCCACACAGAAGTTGCAGAAGTCAAACCGGGAGTCAAAGTAAGCTTGGAGTGGCCTTCCGCAAGTTGCGTCGGATGTATCGCGCCAGAGTTATATCGGACTTATGTCCGGTCTGCTGGCGTATCTGCCAAGACTGTTGGCCTTGCTCTGCCGCACTTGTGCAGTAGCCTGCTCGGAGGCTGTGGCCGCTGATGTTCTGTGCATCAACTCCAGTTTGCACCATGGCGGCTTTTACGATGAGCGCCACTGACTGTGGTGTCAGTCCTTGCTTGGCAATGCCGTCGTAACGGTTGACGGACCTAAAAACATGTCCTGTTCTGATGCCTGCTTGCTTGAGCCAGCGCATCAGTGCGGTGACTGGACAGTGACTGCCATTGGCTCTCGGAATGAAGACGGTGCGTCCGTGCTGCTCCTGATCCGTTTTGCTGACTGGCAACTCAATTTCAAGCCCGATAGGTGAGAAGCCCAGATGTTCCACACATACACCAACCAGCTCAGATCGCCGCATGGCCGACGCAAAACCAACCAGCAACAGTGCGGCATCACGGGCTGCTCTAATAGGCATGTGGATTTTCTCAACTGTCTCCACGGCGGTCAGTAGCTCATCTTTTGTCAGTGGCTTCACTTGTCGCTGTTTGGTGCCGAGTGTGCGACGTATGCCTTGCATAACTTGCCTGACGATTTCACTGTGTGCCGGTGATGCGTGCTTGTGATCGACATGTGCTTTGTGGATCGCAGTGATGCGGCGCTCAAGCGTGGCAACCGCCAGACCATCATTGGCAGACTCTGCCAGATACGTGGCCAGCCGTTTCGACGAGCAGGGAACAGCGCCGCCATGTGCCAGGAAGTGCCGTAAGTCCGAGGCGTAGGCGTGCTTGGTGGCACTGGCTTGGCTTGCATTCATATATTCTTGGACAGAGTTTTTATTAAGTAATTTATTTTTCTTGTGATTTTCCCGGGAGAAAATTTTCGTTTTTTTAGTATGTGATTTACCTTCGGCTGAAATGGTAGAACGTTTATTGCTCATGAAAGTTCCAGTTTGGTTATTGATAACGATTGATTATCGATAGTCAGGATTTGAATGGGATTCAGCCAGCTTCAAAGCACGCGCAGATGGGGTACGCCATTGCTACAGGCGCGTCTACTCCTGGTTTTGAGGGATGACTGGGGATTTGAGTCGCTACAACGAACGACTTGCAATTCAGCGTTTTTGCTGAGTTTATGTAGTTGTTCTGTATATATGGCTTAAATAGCCATAAAACCGCTAAAAATACGGTATTTTCTTATATTGTTGATATAATACCATCATGCACGGATAAATATGCATTATTTGTAGTACGGTGCAGCATTATTAGATATTGATGGTTTCAATATGAACGTGCAGAGCTTTAATCCCAATCCTTGTTTTCTCATTGGATTGAATTCGTCGGGCAATCTGGCGTTTCGCCGCCATCACCGCATGCAGATGCTGCAGCGCTTGCTGCCGGTGCTGCTGGGTATGTTGGGCGCGCAGCGACTGGCAGATGTGTCACGCGAT
This DNA window, taken from Comamonas testosteroni TK102, encodes the following:
- a CDS encoding site-specific integrase, whose translation is MSNKRSTISAEGKSHTKKTKIFSRENHKKNKLLNKNSVQEYMNASQASATKHAYASDLRHFLAHGGAVPCSSKRLATYLAESANDGLAVATLERRITAIHKAHVDHKHASPAHSEIVRQVMQGIRRTLGTKQRQVKPLTKDELLTAVETVEKIHMPIRAARDAALLLVGFASAMRRSELVGVCVEHLGFSPIGLEIELPVSKTDQEQHGRTVFIPRANGSHCPVTALMRWLKQAGIRTGHVFRSVNRYDGIAKQGLTPQSVALIVKAAMVQTGVDAQNISGHSLRAGYCTSAAEQGQQSWQIRQQTGHKSDITLARYIRRNLRKATPSLL